CCGCCGCCCGGAAGGTGGCGAAGCGAAAGAGGTTGAAGCCGATGTAGTACTCGGCCCACGGCACCAGCAGGTGATAGAGCACCGGTCAGCCCTCCGTCGCGGCGGTATGCTGCGCGAAATCGCGCTCCATCAGCGGAATCCAGCGTTCCAGCGCCACCCCGCGCGAGCCCTTGAGCAAAATGGTCTCGCCCCCGGTCAATCCCGGCCGCAGCGCCTCGTACGCCTCCAGGGGATCTTCGGCCGATACCAGACGCTCGCCCAGTTCCGAGTGGTTCTCCTCGAACGCGCGGACGAAATCTCCCGTGGCCACCACGCGGTCGATGCCGTGGCCGACGAGACCGGCGGCGTGCAGCGCCAGCTCGCGGTGAAGCCGGTCGCCGTGGTCGCCCAGCTCGCGCATGGTGCCCATCACGGCCACCTTTTCGCCCTGCGCGGGAACGGACGCCAGCAGGTCCAGCGCGGCGCGCATGCTGGGCGGGTTGGCGTTGTAGCAGTCGGCGATCACGTTCAGGGAGCCGACGTGCATCCACTCGTTCCGCATCTTGGTCGCCTTCATCGCCGCCAGCCCCGCGGCGGCATCGGCGATGGGCACGCCCCACTCCTCGGCGACGGCCAGGGCGAGCAGCGCGTTGCGGACGTTGTGCATCCCGGGAATGGGGATGTGCACGGCGACGCCGCGGAAGCTCCACTCCGTGCTCCCGTCCGGGCGCACCTTCACGCTCTCCATCCCGCCGTCCGGCCCGAAGTTGGCCTCCGCGCCGGAGCCGCAGACCCGCACGCGCGCTGCGTCGACCCGCTCCCGCGTCCCCTGCGGCAGCTCCGGGGGATCTTCGGCGACGATGGCGATGCCGTCCGGGCGCAGTCCGTCGAAGATGGCCAGCTCCTCCTGCAGCACGCCTTCGACGGAGTCCAGCCCCTCCAGGTGCTCTTCGCCGATGGCCGTGATG
This genomic window from Longimicrobium sp. contains:
- a CDS encoding UDP-N-acetylmuramoyl-tripeptide--D-alanyl-D-alanine ligase, yielding MSGFRWTAAEVARALELNAPADEMDFAGVSTDTRKIAPGSLFVALSGTNYDAHDYLDQAVGGGAVAAVVSRVPDGAPAIPYFVVPNTLHALGALGRHRRRALAGRVVAVAGSNGKTTTKELLRAALSPRLRVHATDANLNNQVGVPLTLLAAPDDAEAIIVETGTNEPGEITLLSRIVEPDAAIITAIGEEHLEGLDSVEGVLQEELAIFDGLRPDGIAIVAEDPPELPQGTRERVDAARVRVCGSGAEANFGPDGGMESVKVRPDGSTEWSFRGVAVHIPIPGMHNVRNALLALAVAEEWGVPIADAAAGLAAMKATKMRNEWMHVGSLNVIADCYNANPPSMRAALDLLASVPAQGEKVAVMGTMRELGDHGDRLHRELALHAAGLVGHGIDRVVATGDFVRAFEENHSELGERLVSAEDPLEAYEALRPGLTGGETILLKGSRGVALERWIPLMERDFAQHTAATEG